One stretch of Oncorhynchus clarkii lewisi isolate Uvic-CL-2024 chromosome 1, UVic_Ocla_1.0, whole genome shotgun sequence DNA includes these proteins:
- the LOC139410854 gene encoding aftiphilin-like, protein MLEPTKEPLRPASTAEKTAATAQALPGSQETTTTSSIQQGAPQPWSQFDWSSSGLGVNRLDELDSDTSSRPADTLNHLMSTMENTTTSTRKPHRDEEDQLSEEAARVICGLADLSFMKAKVLMFPITLTPAAGSVYSDLDTKDLEALDLLNCGPVDVDGDVLRSGFHAQHSTETALVKEVNYLRANTDAKELSVL, encoded by the exons ATGTTAGAGCCCACCAAAGAGCCACTGAGACCAGCTTCAACTGCGGAGAAGACTGCTGCAACAGCACAAGCACTTCCTGGGTCACAGGAAACCACCACAACCTCGTCAATACAG CAGGGGGCCCCCCAGCCTTGGTCCCAGTTTGACTGGAGCAGCAGTGGCCTTGGCGTCAACCGTCTGGATG AGCTAGACAGTGACACCAGCAGCCGTCCAGCTGACACCCTGAACCACCTCATGTCTACTATggagaacaccaccacctccaccag gaaACCCCATAGGGATGAGGAGGACCAGCTGAGTGAGGAGGCAGCCAGGGTGATCTGTGGGCTGGCTGACCTGTCCTTCATGAAGGCTAAGGTCCTAATGTTCCCCATCACCCTCACACCAGCCGCTGGCTCTG tctatagtgatttggacaccaaggaccttgaagctctcgacctgctcaactgcggccccgtcgatgtggatggcgACGTGCTCCGATCTGGTTTTCATGCCCAgcacagcacagagacagccttagttaaAGAGGTCAATTatcttagagccaacacagatgccAAAGAGCTCTCTGTCCTTTAA